A genomic segment from Flexistipes sp. encodes:
- the acpP gene encoding acyl carrier protein codes for MADVDAKVKEIIAEQLNIDEEEVKPEASFIDDLGADSLDTVELIMAFEEEFDLEIPDEEAEKIKTVQDAVEHIKKHVQ; via the coding sequence GATGTAGATGCAAAAGTAAAAGAGATTATTGCGGAACAGTTGAACATTGATGAAGAAGAGGTTAAACCGGAAGCTTCATTTATTGACGACCTCGGAGCTGATTCACTGGACACAGTGGAACTTATTATGGCATTTGAAGAGGAATTCGATTTAGAAATACCTGATGAAGAAGCAGAAAAAATCAAAACTGTTCAGGATGCTGTAGAGCATATCAAAAAACATGTACAGTAA